TGAATATGTACAGCTCTTGTATTACCCTTAAACAATTTAAGTCAATCTATCCAAAGCAAAGACAGACCACAAGttcctttcatcttttttaaaggGGCTGATCCATGTAAGCGATATTCATCTCTTTTCATTCTCTTCTACTAAAAGGATCACAATCTTAAGACATTTTCAAGCTCTCAGTTAGGTTTAATCCTTGTTAAACCTAATTTACTCCTAATGGACTCCGCATGAGAATATCTCTACTACATATTGAGTAGAAAACCAAATTAAGTCAGCACACTGTACCCAAACTCTGTGTTAACATCAGATGGCCTGACTCATCCTCACTGTGAATCAATGTACGTCAGGGATGAGATGGTTTTTCATTGATCTGCTAAGCCAGAAGCATCCGTGCAGTGAAGTGCTCTAGTGTtgtctttttgacttttgtATTGTTCTCGCTGACGCTGCAACTGCAGTAGAAACCTTACAACTGTGTTAGCTTTTGTGCATTGTTGTAAGTGTCTCATCTTTATTTCGCTCTTTGTGTGTCATAGGTCAAGATGTGGCACAGGGACGTATTGTGGGAGGATATGCACCAGTTCCACATTCAATCAAGTACATTGTGTCGGTACAGACGACAGAGCGTCAGCACTTCTGTGGGGGCTCCTTGATAAACAAGTACTGGGTAATCACAGCAGCACACTGTAATATCGGGTGAGCTAAaatttttttcctctgatttcCTTCTACTGAATATAAAAGTTGCATAAACTCaggcagaaaacacacacttgaTAAAGTGGTAAAATAAGCCCAGGTCACAGTATATTGTGTCCCAATTAGATTTTTATAAGGAGGTTGTGCACAGCCATTAAAGGTCTAATGACATATGAAGACCTCGACCTGACttctctgtgtgtaaatatgtgtgtacaGGATTTCATTAGATCCAGTATTTTTTGAGCCATATCAGATCCTGTGAGTCATCAAGACTGAGAGAAAGCACATGAAAGTGATACAATCATGCCAGTAACAATGGAGCTCTTTCGTATGGGAATCTGAATCTGGGTGGGTAGAAAAGACCTTGCCACAGTGTCATAATAGCTTATCTGGgaatattttcagtattttgacAGCAAAAGCACCTTGCTGGAAACCAGTGAAATTACCTTTGTAATGTAACACATGGAATTGGCCACTATGAAGTAGCACTAATAATGCTAACCCAAAGAGCCAAAAAAATTCAGGAACAGTTTGAGCTGTCTTACCTTAAAACAGGTGTTTCTTCTGcgccagttttttttttttttttgcaaaattgcCATCTTGTTAAGATCGAGGTGTCTGACCAGATCACTAGACGCAGATTGATAATCCTACACTCTGAAGTGGAAGGGAGGTTTCCCTCTGGGGGGATActaaatatttttcttacagAGCCCCAAAAgttttttaaaggaccagtgtgtaggatttagtggcatctagtggtgaggttgcagattgcagccAAATgaccctccccttccaagttTGTAGTAGAACCaacggtggctgtgaaactcgcaaaaaacgtaaaaggccctctctagagccaatgtttggtttaaacccttctgggctactgtagaaacatgacggtacaacatggcgggctccatgaaagaggacctgctccctatgtagatataaagggaaCATTCtgaggtaacgaaaacacaacaattcttattttcaggtgattttacactaatttaaacatacttatgaatattatattcaatttctgccaaatACGTTCCCGTAgacgccactaaattctacacactgcacctttaaatcttgtgcacacaagatTTTAAGTTAAGCGCACAAGATATGCTCATTCTGGTTTGTTTCTACAATTCTATGATTGACATCGCTCAGAAACCCGTCTATAGTTTTGGTGTCCTGCTGTACCACAATTCACTAAATATGCCACTCTTCAAATTTTGAACACTAGATGGAAATATTAGTCATTTGTCAAAATAAATTCCATCGAATAATTGATATCCATTTCCAGCCTCTATAGGGTAAGCAAAACTATAATGTACTTCCGTGGTTTGTAGTTGGGAAAGCCAGTATGAAAGTGACAAGgagattttctttgtcatgatCATTTGACAGATTATTTAGTACTTTAACACATCCTGGAGTTTGCCATCTCAGAGTTTTTCAGTATAGAAGCAAGTCAGGTTTAACTGTCAGGAGTCATTGTCGGGATGATAGTGACAGCTGTGTCTTTTGTCCTGCCATTCATGCggtcacactgtgtgtgttacagcagACTCTACTCTGATCAAACCGCTGCACCTACAGTTTCCCAGGACAAGGATGAGGAATGTCTTGTGTTTGGAGAGACATTCAGCTGATCCTTGCCTTGGGGAGTGTGGGTGCAATGTCTTTTTTGTCTGCACTGGTCCCACGAGGCATATACTGCAGGCACAAAGCACTACATCTGTCACAACTgtgacaatgaataaaaaaagaggatttATCTTAGTAATACAGCAAATGAAAGatgtcatttttacagttatattgttaaattttctttaaaagttaTATTGTTCATACTGTTGTAAAATGTttgatgaaattgaaaatgaaatttaataattttttatcAAGATAAAAGGCATAATATGTTTGCAATTATACAACGGCATTGTCggacatttttaataaaaaacaagaattatACAGACAATTCAAGTTTATACCGTTGTGTTACTTTTGACTCAATCATGTGTTACTTTCATCCCGACTGACGGGGTTGAAAGTAACAATGCACTACCTCTGTTCAAAGTCAAATTATACTGAAGTCATTccacatttgtacaaaatagCACCTGGTACTGATAGACACACATGTGAGTTGTTGATCAGAAATTAGTTTGTATCTGTaacattatcttttaaaattatgtttatctGAAAAATGTTACTTTCATCTTGGCTTTCCCGTAAGTTACCTGCTTGCTAACTTTGAACACAGCAAGAAGACGAAggtcttaaagctgcactgatcaatatttttatattagcaaTGTTCgttttatattaattaattattattctcttaatattaataataactaTTTGTCAATTATGATGTTATTCCTGCATTTTTATGTCTGCAGGATACAAAAAATGATTATAGTGGCAGGAGACTACTCTCTCACCATCTACGAGGGAACAGAGCAAGAAATCCTGCCCCAACTTTTGGTGCCCCACCCTGACTACAACAGCACCACCAACAATAGTGACATTATGCTTATAAAGGTACAGTACACAAAAGGAAGCAATAAGACCACTGTGATAAACAGGACACcgctttggttcagactgaaatatctctctGACGACCGgctggattgccatgaaactttGTACTGAAATCTactgacaactattggatgtgTTGAACaacattcatggtgcccagaggatgactTTGAACCCCTGCTAGCACCACCAGCATGTTAAAGGTTTCAAATATCCATTGAAATATCTCTACATCTGCATGACGGATTGGCGCACattttggtacagacattcatggtccccagaggatgaatccttgACTTGgctgatctcctgacttttcctcctgCGCCACCATTGGTggacattgttgttttttagtgaaatgtctccacTATTGGTTGGATTGTCActaaatttggttcagacatgcAAGTTCCCTAAGTATGAATTGTAACATCTTTACTTACTACATCATCCTCAGcaatactttgtgtttagtgctaattagagAATGTTAagatgctaacaggctaaactaagatggtgaacatggtaaacattatacctactAAAAATCAGCATGATAGCATTGTCATTGgagcatgctagcatgctgatgttaccATTTAGCTCAAAGGACTGCTGTGCCTAATTACAGCCTGACTGCGCCGCTAGTGTAGCTGTGGATTCTTCAGTCCACATATGAAATGGTTGgtcctcttctgtttactgatCACACTGTCCACTATCTCTCCAGCTGAGGGCCCCGGTCTATCTGAACAGCTATGTTTCCATCGCTCTGCTGCCCCGATACGGTGCCTCTATAGCAGAGGGCAGAGCGTGCAGAGTCTCAGGCTGGGGATTCACCAGCCCCGGTGGAGGCCAGATCCCCTCCAC
This window of the Thunnus albacares chromosome 5, fThuAlb1.1, whole genome shotgun sequence genome carries:
- the zmp:0000001088 gene encoding trypsin; its protein translation is MDLTSVLFCILLEVLAVNCQDVAQGRIVGGYAPVPHSIKYIVSVQTTERQHFCGGSLINKYWVITAAHCNIGIQKMIIVAGDYSLTIYEGTEQEILPQLLVPHPDYNSTTNNSDIMLIKLRAPVYLNSYVSIALLPRYGASIAEGRACRVSGWGFTSPGGGQIPSTLRTVKLPIVSLEKCNSSESFNGRITANMLCAGYSTGGKDACQGDSGGPLVCDGRVYGLVSWGKGCGDAQFPGVYTAVSNFRRWIDNTIFSYYSKCKKN